One Sphingobacteruim zhuxiongii DNA window includes the following coding sequences:
- a CDS encoding ammonium transporter encodes MTLSGKKSYLPIVLMGFVVLISLFFSKAPAINNEFEYNYADIAWMLTSTALVLIMTPGLAYFYGGMVKKKNVISTMLQSFICMAVIAVVWVVFGFSLVFGESIGGIIGNPTSYFMFNGVLEEKPWAGASSIPFALFAIYQLKFAIIAPALITGAFAERIKFTSFVLFICLFFIFIYAPLAHATWHPDGILMKMGVLDFAGGTVVHMSAGLTALASAIFLRQGKNYHEHTPARITYVLLGTGMLWFGWIGFNAGSAFAASELAATALITTSTASGAAALTYIFLDAARGIKPSAMGICIGAVVGLVAITPAAGFVSFGHSLVIGAVTAVVSRFVIDWRTRSKIDDTLDVFPSHGVGGMVGMLLTGVFASKQINPAIESNGLFYGETSLFTAHVIGLIGATVFTLVMAFILLKVTNMISPLRVTEAEEEVGLDLSQHGEKL; translated from the coding sequence ATGACACTATCAGGCAAAAAATCGTATTTACCTATTGTTTTAATGGGATTTGTAGTGTTAATTTCGTTGTTTTTCTCGAAAGCACCAGCAATTAATAATGAATTCGAGTATAATTACGCTGATATCGCCTGGATGTTAACTTCTACGGCTCTAGTTTTGATTATGACGCCGGGATTGGCTTACTTTTATGGTGGAATGGTGAAAAAAAAGAATGTTATTTCAACCATGCTTCAAAGTTTTATCTGTATGGCAGTTATTGCTGTCGTTTGGGTAGTCTTCGGTTTTAGTTTAGTGTTTGGTGAATCCATTGGTGGAATCATCGGAAATCCAACATCGTATTTTATGTTCAATGGTGTACTGGAAGAGAAACCATGGGCAGGGGCCTCTTCCATACCATTTGCATTGTTCGCAATATATCAACTTAAGTTTGCGATTATAGCACCAGCCCTAATTACGGGAGCGTTCGCCGAGCGAATCAAGTTTACCTCGTTTGTACTATTTATTTGTCTATTCTTCATCTTTATCTATGCACCATTGGCGCATGCGACCTGGCATCCAGATGGCATCTTAATGAAGATGGGCGTGTTAGACTTTGCTGGTGGAACGGTTGTTCACATGTCGGCAGGACTAACCGCACTTGCTTCCGCAATCTTTCTTCGTCAGGGTAAGAATTATCATGAGCATACGCCAGCGCGAATTACCTATGTCTTATTAGGAACCGGTATGCTATGGTTTGGGTGGATTGGCTTTAATGCCGGATCAGCATTTGCTGCATCAGAGCTCGCAGCAACCGCATTAATTACGACATCGACAGCTTCAGGCGCTGCAGCATTGACCTACATTTTTCTAGATGCCGCACGCGGCATTAAACCATCCGCAATGGGCATTTGTATCGGGGCAGTAGTAGGATTGGTCGCGATAACACCAGCAGCTGGATTTGTGTCTTTTGGCCACTCCTTAGTAATTGGGGCGGTAACAGCGGTTGTAAGTCGTTTTGTAATCGACTGGAGAACACGCTCGAAGATCGACGATACTTTAGATGTATTCCCGAGTCACGGTGTTGGCGGTATGGTAGGGATGTTGTTAACGGGAGTCTTTGCGAGCAAGCAAATCAATCCAGCAATTGAGTCCAATGGTTTATTCTACGGAGAAACCTCTTTATTTACCGCACATGTTATTGGTTTAATCGGTGCAACGGTATTTACGTTAGTGATGGCATTTATATTATTAAAAGTAACCAATATGATTAGTCCATTACGCGTTACAGAAGCTGAAGAAGAGGTCGGATTAGATCTTTCTCAGCACGGCGAAAAATTATAG
- a CDS encoding AraC family transcriptional regulator, translated as MEELFKIYKVDNKEALRIQNEKNDPHNHNFEELVIGIAGSIEHFIDFDAETYDAPFVSFVSKGKIHRVVPLLKDGLCDFWVLRFKSEFIPETTFNLYAYYHKSATLAFESGRCFNRINQICEMIDEEMKQEKPELSIVRELLQSLFSMIEAERKKQHADNNLLYRNQDTTFKNFLSILEENFRRAEGVNYYAEKLFMSSRNLNAITQSILQQSVSEIIETRKLIEAKNLLLTTDKSISEIGFEIGYTDKAYFASVFKKKSGQTASEFRDEMRKLIS; from the coding sequence ATGGAAGAGCTATTTAAGATCTATAAAGTTGACAATAAAGAAGCATTACGCATTCAAAATGAAAAGAACGACCCTCATAATCATAATTTTGAGGAGCTGGTTATTGGCATAGCTGGAAGTATCGAGCATTTTATTGATTTTGATGCAGAAACATATGACGCTCCTTTTGTTAGCTTCGTCAGTAAAGGGAAGATACATCGCGTAGTTCCTCTGTTGAAGGATGGCCTCTGCGATTTTTGGGTCCTTCGCTTTAAAAGTGAATTTATCCCAGAAACCACATTCAATCTCTACGCTTATTATCATAAGAGCGCAACACTAGCTTTCGAGAGCGGTCGTTGTTTTAATCGAATCAATCAGATTTGCGAGATGATAGACGAAGAGATGAAACAAGAAAAGCCCGAACTATCCATCGTCCGTGAGCTATTGCAGAGTCTATTTAGTATGATTGAAGCGGAGCGCAAGAAACAGCATGCTGATAACAATCTGCTCTATCGGAATCAAGATACGACCTTTAAGAACTTTTTATCGATTCTAGAGGAGAATTTCCGTCGTGCAGAAGGGGTAAATTACTATGCAGAGAAGTTATTTATGAGCTCTAGAAATTTAAACGCTATTACCCAAAGCATACTCCAGCAATCAGTATCTGAGATTATTGAAACTAGGAAATTAATTGAGGCTAAAAATCTGTTGTTAACAACTGATAAAAGCATCTCGGAAATTGGATTTGAAATCGGTTATACGGATAAAGCATATTTCGCTAGTGTGTTTAAAAAGAAGTCCGGACAAACCGCTTCGGAGTTCAGAGATGAAATGCGCAAACTTATTTCCTAA
- a CDS encoding nuclear transport factor 2 family protein, which yields MKTLITLIATAVFTFLTSTLSAANMPDPLKFAKVETIIDHYINATVKGDTELLNYLFTEDFTQTTPNKQNKEKHNRKEVINHLKTLKNVEFSCDTDVEFIEKNDDCSIVKITKSFANFQRIDYVTMCNTEEGWKINKVLVAYPAR from the coding sequence ATGAAAACTTTAATCACTTTAATCGCAACGGCAGTATTCACATTCTTAACTTCCACTTTATCAGCTGCAAACATGCCTGATCCACTAAAATTCGCTAAAGTGGAAACCATCATCGATCATTACATCAATGCTACGGTAAAAGGTGACACGGAATTACTAAACTACCTGTTCACTGAAGATTTTACACAAACTACGCCTAACAAACAAAACAAAGAAAAGCACAATAGAAAAGAAGTAATCAATCATTTAAAAACACTAAAGAATGTAGAATTCTCTTGTGATACTGATGTCGAGTTTATTGAAAAGAATGACGATTGTAGCATCGTAAAGATCACTAAATCATTCGCTAACTTTCAACGAATTGACTACGTAACGATGTGTAATACGGAAGAGGGTTGGAAAATCAACAAAGTCTTAGTTGCTTATCCTGCTCGATAA
- the ygiD gene encoding 4,5-DOPA-extradiol-dioxygenase, translated as MNRKQFLAAAATLPLAGAAMKLKSLNKFIDGLDSSSTMPVLFLGHGSPMNAIEENEFVQGFRHVSTEIEKPRAILVISAHWETRGTFVTAMENPSTIHDFGGFPQALFDVQYPAPGSPDLAEAVQQTIKSKEIHLDDKWGLDHGSWSVVKHMYPNADVPIIQMSIDYNMAPAQHYALARELAGLRKKGVLIIGSGNNVHNLRMVSWQHLNTVGYAFDWAKEANETMKGYILDRNHQPLIDFHKQGRAFELAIPTPEHYLPMIYALALQEKNEEIQIFNDAAVAGALTMTSLKIG; from the coding sequence ATGAATAGAAAACAATTTTTAGCTGCTGCGGCAACCTTGCCATTGGCAGGCGCCGCAATGAAGTTAAAATCTCTAAATAAATTCATCGATGGATTGGATTCGAGTTCCACCATGCCTGTTTTATTCTTAGGTCATGGTAGCCCGATGAATGCAATCGAGGAAAACGAATTCGTACAGGGTTTTCGTCACGTTAGTACGGAGATTGAAAAGCCGAGGGCTATTCTAGTGATTTCAGCGCATTGGGAGACACGCGGAACCTTCGTAACGGCAATGGAGAATCCTTCTACTATTCATGATTTTGGAGGTTTCCCGCAAGCATTGTTCGATGTACAATATCCAGCACCGGGATCTCCCGACTTGGCAGAAGCTGTTCAACAAACAATAAAGAGTAAAGAGATTCATTTAGACGATAAATGGGGATTAGATCACGGTAGCTGGTCTGTCGTAAAGCATATGTACCCAAATGCAGACGTGCCTATTATTCAAATGAGTATTGACTATAATATGGCTCCAGCACAACACTACGCATTAGCGAGAGAATTGGCAGGATTGAGAAAAAAAGGTGTTTTAATTATTGGTAGCGGAAATAACGTTCATAATTTACGCATGGTCTCTTGGCAACATCTGAATACTGTCGGGTATGCATTTGATTGGGCGAAGGAAGCAAATGAAACGATGAAAGGATATATCCTTGATCGCAACCACCAACCTTTAATCGACTTTCACAAACAAGGTCGCGCTTTCGAATTGGCAATTCCTACACCTGAGCATTACCTCCCAATGATCTATGCTTTAGCATTGCAAGAGAAAAACGAGGAAATACAGATTTTCAATGATGCCGCTGTAGCCGGAGCACTGACGATGACCTCATTAAAAATCGGATAA